One part of the Hyphomicrobiales bacterium genome encodes these proteins:
- a CDS encoding AMP-binding protein, with the protein MLAPATTYDEARSTFAWDVPEALNMGVQILDAPAALNPTAPAIIDGVTGEVATFGELADEAARLCGALQALGAQNGDRVAVIAPQGARTLVVQAAILRAGLISVPLSERYGREALAHRMQDSGARFALVSAAGAASLASIDGNLPDLAHTIALEPVDGALSYDQLLADKGAAVPPADTGPDDPCLMIYTSGTTGPAKGALHGHRVLAGHMPGFLFAHGGSVSDHDVFYTPADWAWAGGLLNLLFPALSLGAPVVSFSDAKGFDPARVAAMMADRGVTHAFLPPTALKLMRASVSDEAMRGIGLRSVMSAGEALGRATYEWAERAFGFAISEAYGQTECNLIIGSSATYGATRAGATGKAVPGHKVFVVREDGTEAEPGELGEIAVRSPDPVMFLGYWKAEQATERKYLTSTTLGTLLMTGDMAMRDVDGFIWFMGRDDDVITSSGHRIGPGEIEDCLTGHPAVAMAAVVGVPDDLRTEIVRAFVVLRDVHEPGEAMADELRAHVRANLAAHEYPRDIRFVDTLPTTTTGKIIRRMLKHQD; encoded by the coding sequence ATGCTGGCACCCGCAACCACCTATGACGAAGCGCGCTCGACCTTTGCCTGGGACGTGCCCGAGGCGCTGAATATGGGCGTGCAAATTCTTGATGCGCCGGCAGCCCTCAACCCAACCGCACCGGCGATCATCGATGGTGTCACTGGCGAGGTGGCGACATTCGGTGAACTTGCAGACGAGGCCGCCCGGCTCTGTGGCGCGCTGCAGGCTCTCGGTGCCCAAAATGGCGATCGCGTGGCGGTGATCGCGCCGCAGGGCGCACGGACGCTTGTCGTGCAGGCGGCGATCCTGCGCGCCGGATTGATCAGCGTGCCGCTGTCAGAACGCTATGGTCGCGAGGCACTAGCGCACCGCATGCAGGATAGTGGCGCGCGGTTTGCCCTCGTGTCGGCGGCTGGCGCTGCAAGCCTTGCCAGTATTGATGGTAACTTGCCGGATCTAGCGCACACGATCGCGCTGGAACCGGTCGATGGCGCGCTTTCCTATGATCAGTTGCTGGCTGACAAAGGCGCGGCCGTGCCACCGGCCGACACCGGCCCCGATGACCCCTGTCTGATGATCTACACCTCCGGCACGACAGGGCCGGCCAAAGGTGCGCTCCATGGCCATCGTGTACTCGCCGGACATATGCCGGGCTTTCTGTTTGCCCATGGCGGATCGGTGTCGGATCACGATGTGTTTTACACGCCGGCCGATTGGGCCTGGGCCGGCGGATTGCTCAACCTGCTTTTCCCGGCGTTGTCACTTGGCGCACCGGTGGTTTCCTTTTCCGATGCCAAAGGGTTTGATCCGGCACGGGTCGCGGCGATGATGGCCGATCGCGGGGTCACCCACGCGTTTTTACCGCCGACGGCGTTGAAGCTGATGCGGGCCAGCGTTTCTGATGAGGCCATGCGTGGTATCGGCCTGCGTTCGGTGATGTCGGCTGGCGAGGCGCTCGGTCGCGCGACCTATGAATGGGCTGAGCGGGCTTTCGGGTTTGCGATCAGCGAGGCTTATGGCCAGACCGAATGCAATCTCATCATTGGGTCCTCAGCGACCTATGGCGCGACCCGCGCCGGCGCCACCGGCAAGGCGGTGCCAGGTCATAAAGTGTTTGTGGTGCGCGAAGATGGCACCGAGGCCGAGCCCGGCGAGTTGGGTGAGATCGCCGTGCGTTCGCCGGACCCGGTGATGTTTCTTGGGTACTGGAAAGCCGAGCAAGCAACCGAACGCAAATATCTCACCTCCACCACGCTCGGCACCCTGCTGATGACCGGCGACATGGCGATGCGCGATGTCGACGGGTTCATCTGGTTTATGGGCCGGGACGATGATGTGATCACCTCCTCGGGCCATCGCATTGGCCCTGGCGAGATCGAAGACTGTCTGACCGGTCATCCTGCCGTAGCAATGGCTGCCGTTGTCGGGGTTCCCGATGATCTGCGCACAGAGATCGTGCGGGCCTTTGTGGTGCTGCGCGATGTCCATGAACCAGGCGAAGCGATGGCCGATGAATTGCGCGCGCATGTACGAGCCAATCTTGCTGCTCATGAATATCCACGCGACATCCGCTTTGTGGACACGCTGCCGACGACGACCACCGGTAAGATCATCCGCCGGATGCTCAAGCACCAGGATTGA
- a CDS encoding GNAT family N-acetyltransferase, translating to MASAGKPDLPHGYDWLAANAVERNLFFEPAMIEPALRHLASDGVELCVATDPEFAIPRAAMPVVRARGRYGPVPTPSPLMVWHHPYSMVGTPLISPEEPEKALDALFAKAARRQDGPPVLLMQMVLADGPAWPLIQSVVEKSCRRLHVLESTPRAGLRLDAEATHAATLRTILGGKRLQSVKASRRKLKTEGELVHRIATSGEDLRDALSRFLALEASGWKGRMGTALSSRGHDSYARSVAENLSNDGRVRIDLSCLEGANGPDRPLGGALSIKAGTQDAPIWMPWKVAYDEQFVRAGPGVLTLANLTESLLGDCQKADQPLLIDSLASPDSQLAPKLWRDHLTLVDVVIDLKPGGSGAFGPILLAEKARKSAFVAGKAARGAIKRAAKQAQAALKR from the coding sequence ATGGCCAGCGCGGGAAAGCCTGATCTGCCCCATGGCTATGACTGGCTGGCGGCCAACGCGGTCGAGCGCAACCTATTCTTCGAACCGGCGATGATCGAGCCGGCCTTGCGCCACCTGGCATCGGATGGCGTTGAGCTTTGCGTTGCAACCGACCCGGAATTCGCTATTCCCCGCGCCGCCATGCCGGTTGTTCGCGCCCGTGGACGCTACGGACCGGTTCCAACGCCGTCACCACTTATGGTTTGGCATCACCCCTACTCCATGGTTGGCACGCCGCTGATCTCGCCCGAAGAGCCGGAAAAGGCGCTGGACGCCCTTTTCGCCAAAGCCGCCCGCCGTCAGGACGGCCCGCCAGTTCTGTTGATGCAAATGGTGCTGGCCGATGGGCCGGCCTGGCCGCTGATACAAAGCGTCGTCGAAAAGAGCTGCCGCCGCCTGCATGTTCTGGAGTCCACGCCGCGCGCAGGCCTTCGTCTGGACGCGGAGGCCACGCACGCCGCCACGCTGCGCACGATCCTGGGAGGCAAACGCCTGCAATCGGTCAAGGCCAGCCGCCGCAAACTGAAGACTGAAGGCGAGCTGGTGCACCGCATTGCCACGTCCGGCGAAGACCTGCGCGACGCGCTCTCCCGGTTCCTCGCCCTTGAGGCGAGCGGCTGGAAAGGCCGCATGGGCACTGCACTATCCTCGCGCGGCCACGACAGCTACGCGCGATCCGTCGCGGAAAACCTCTCCAACGATGGGCGCGTTCGCATCGATCTCAGCTGCCTGGAAGGCGCCAACGGGCCGGATCGGCCGCTGGGCGGTGCCCTATCAATCAAGGCCGGAACGCAAGATGCGCCGATCTGGATGCCTTGGAAGGTCGCCTATGACGAGCAGTTCGTTCGCGCCGGGCCTGGCGTGCTCACCCTGGCTAATCTGACCGAAAGCCTGCTCGGCGATTGTCAAAAGGCGGACCAGCCCCTTCTCATCGACAGCCTAGCGTCGCCGGACAGCCAACTGGCGCCAAAACTGTGGCGCGACCACTTGACGCTGGTGGACGTGGTGATTGATCTAAAACCCGGCGGCAGCGGCGCCTTCGGGCCCATTTTGCTGGCAGAAAAGGCGCGCAAGTCCGCCTTTGTGGCGGGCAAAGCGGCGCGCGGCGCCATCAAACGCGCCGCCAAACAAGCGCAGGCCGCGCTTAAGCGCTGA
- a CDS encoding lipopolysaccharide biosynthesis protein: protein MNLFSDLSAKLPGHLSEKIAPISAKLDLAFSDDGPRSKAARAALLTFAVRVFNAGLAYISQIILARLMGQYEYGVFAIIWVWVMVLATFCALGYPTGLLRFLPELHKTGRYRELRMVMIRGSLVNVGFASLLGATGIAIVLLMPGLFEQAFVWPLIFAAICVPMLTLLDNQDAIAQAFDWPDLVNIPSFVARPTFVLVLFVLFVLVGIEANAATAMLASLVGVWLVIVGQFFVLRHRLTKLLGATADDAPDSEGGTISPYVRAALPMLAVEGIFYLIINTDIMVAGLFVAPEEVAVYYAAAKTLALVHFVYFAIRVATAHKIAEYHALGNDAALRSTLRDAIRWTFWPSLGLALALLVFGGFILGLFGEGYAEEGMLFLAILLAGVVIRASIGPAEAILTMANAQKLAAWLYAGVFVVNLALNFALIPLFGLVGAAVATALSMVVETLLLVIAVRRTLGIVSFIGVVGRLKGPAEPLPAPGPAE from the coding sequence GTGAACCTGTTTTCGGACCTTTCGGCAAAACTGCCGGGCCATTTGAGCGAAAAAATCGCGCCCATTAGCGCGAAACTGGATCTGGCCTTCTCAGACGACGGGCCGCGCTCCAAGGCAGCGCGGGCCGCGCTACTCACCTTTGCGGTGCGCGTCTTCAATGCCGGCCTGGCCTACATTTCCCAGATCATCCTCGCCCGCCTGATGGGGCAATATGAGTATGGCGTGTTCGCCATCATCTGGGTTTGGGTCATGGTACTGGCGACCTTCTGTGCGCTCGGCTACCCAACCGGCCTTTTGCGTTTCCTGCCGGAACTTCACAAAACCGGTCGCTACCGTGAGTTGCGGATGGTGATGATCCGCGGCAGCCTGGTGAATGTCGGCTTCGCCAGCCTGCTCGGCGCCACAGGCATCGCGATCGTGCTCTTGATGCCGGGTCTTTTCGAACAGGCGTTCGTCTGGCCGCTGATCTTTGCAGCCATCTGCGTGCCGATGCTCACCCTGCTCGACAATCAGGACGCCATTGCGCAAGCCTTCGATTGGCCGGACCTCGTCAACATTCCAAGTTTTGTGGCGCGCCCAACCTTTGTGCTTGTGCTGTTCGTGCTGTTCGTTCTGGTCGGCATCGAGGCCAACGCCGCGACCGCGATGCTCGCCAGCCTCGTCGGCGTCTGGTTGGTGATCGTGGGACAGTTCTTCGTGCTGCGCCACAGGCTCACCAAACTGCTGGGCGCCACCGCCGACGATGCGCCCGACAGCGAAGGCGGCACGATCTCGCCCTATGTGCGCGCCGCCCTGCCCATGTTGGCGGTGGAAGGTATCTTCTACCTCATCATCAACACCGACATCATGGTCGCCGGCCTGTTCGTTGCGCCGGAAGAGGTCGCGGTCTATTACGCCGCCGCCAAGACCCTAGCCCTTGTGCACTTCGTCTACTTCGCGATCCGCGTCGCGACCGCCCACAAGATCGCCGAGTACCACGCGCTCGGCAATGACGCCGCGCTGCGCTCGACCTTGCGCGATGCGATCCGTTGGACCTTTTGGCCCTCCTTGGGCTTGGCGCTGGCGCTTTTGGTCTTTGGCGGCTTTATCCTTGGCCTGTTTGGCGAAGGCTACGCTGAAGAGGGCATGCTGTTCCTTGCCATCCTGCTGGCAGGCGTGGTGATCCGCGCCTCCATCGGCCCGGCCGAAGCGATCCTCACCATGGCCAACGCGCAAAAGCTGGCCGCCTGGCTTTATGCCGGCGTGTTCGTGGTCAATCTGGCGCTCAACTTCGCGCTTATCCCACTATTTGGGCTGGTCGGCGCCGCCGTCGCGACGGCCCTTTCCATGGTCGTTGAAACCCTGCTCCTGGTGATTGCCGTGCGTCGCACGCTCGGCATCGTCTCGTTCATCGGCGTCGTCGGTCGACTGAAGGGGCCTGCCGAACCGCTACCGGCACCGGGCCCAGCCGAATGA
- a CDS encoding nitrate- and nitrite sensing domain-containing protein — MSLSSLSIKQRILLCCTLPLVALAALSTFTLYSTWTEASASQDMNRLLHKAEILGTVVHELQRERGQSAGFIASSGANFADRLPQQRVASDAAYGEVEAMLANMSPVIAEAFADDVATILQDEDRILEMRAEIDAGRATVADMAGVYTSTIHHLIVALEGIEDFAHSGMMAERVESYIALVEAKEAAGLERAMGAAGFGSGTFTETVYARMLTLQGTQQTDLAIFRRLGSDSIVARFDAEMSDAVTGPVEAYRLVAQSSPFGGDISSVSGPEWFAASTARIDALREVEVAAIHELEDLAQAESSSAMNLLYIELALVLAVLVGTTLFSLRVAGQITGGITRVAKTMDQFAEQNYDVEIADADAKDEIGTMARGLVSFRDSALERIRMREESDAEQAARLERQARVDELVAAFRAESSAMLDAVMENTQSMEGSVTALNGVADTSRDQVMTTSAASEEASANVQTVAAATEELSSSVEEISRQVVQTNEIVDQATRSAVDSSEKVTQLAAAAQQIGDVVSLIQDIAEQTNLLALNATIEAARAGEMGKGFAVVASEVKSLANQTAKATEEIASQISGIQGSTTDSAQAIEAIAQTMRDVQTYTNAIAAAVEEQGSATSEISRNINEAAQGTGQVAEAMATMSQAVDETSQSAGQVQQASSEVSDRSQQLRAKVDQFLSDVAAA; from the coding sequence ATGTCTTTGTCGTCTTTGTCTATCAAGCAGCGCATCTTATTATGCTGCACTCTACCTTTGGTGGCGCTTGCCGCGCTGTCCACCTTCACGCTCTATTCAACCTGGACCGAAGCCTCGGCGTCGCAGGATATGAACCGTCTGCTGCACAAGGCAGAGATTCTTGGCACCGTTGTGCATGAGCTGCAGCGGGAACGCGGTCAAAGTGCAGGCTTTATCGCTTCTTCTGGTGCGAACTTCGCCGACCGTTTGCCGCAGCAACGCGTGGCGTCGGATGCGGCCTATGGTGAGGTCGAGGCGATGCTCGCCAACATGTCGCCGGTTATCGCGGAAGCGTTTGCCGACGATGTTGCCACGATCCTTCAGGACGAGGACCGCATTTTGGAGATGCGGGCAGAGATTGATGCTGGACGCGCCACTGTCGCCGACATGGCGGGTGTCTACACATCGACGATCCACCACCTGATTGTGGCGCTGGAAGGCATCGAAGATTTCGCCCATAGCGGGATGATGGCCGAACGAGTGGAATCCTACATTGCGCTGGTTGAAGCCAAGGAAGCAGCCGGTTTGGAGCGGGCCATGGGGGCGGCCGGCTTCGGATCAGGAACCTTCACTGAGACTGTGTATGCCCGGATGCTGACCCTTCAGGGCACGCAGCAAACAGACCTCGCCATTTTCCGGCGCTTGGGCTCCGACTCTATTGTTGCTCGGTTTGATGCTGAAATGTCCGACGCTGTCACCGGCCCCGTCGAAGCCTATCGCCTGGTTGCGCAATCCAGCCCGTTCGGCGGCGACATTTCGTCCGTTTCCGGTCCGGAATGGTTTGCGGCCAGCACTGCGCGTATCGACGCGTTGCGTGAAGTTGAAGTGGCTGCGATCCATGAGCTGGAAGATCTAGCGCAGGCCGAATCCTCATCGGCCATGAACCTTCTCTATATCGAGCTGGCGCTTGTTCTGGCCGTTCTTGTCGGGACGACCCTGTTTAGCTTGCGTGTTGCCGGCCAGATCACGGGTGGGATTACTCGTGTAGCCAAAACCATGGATCAGTTCGCTGAGCAGAACTACGATGTCGAGATCGCCGATGCTGACGCCAAAGACGAGATCGGCACCATGGCTCGTGGGCTGGTGAGCTTCCGTGATTCCGCCTTGGAACGCATTCGCATGCGCGAAGAATCCGATGCCGAGCAGGCGGCGCGCCTTGAACGCCAGGCCCGCGTGGACGAGCTGGTTGCTGCCTTCCGCGCGGAGTCGTCGGCCATGCTCGACGCAGTGATGGAAAACACCCAGTCCATGGAAGGTTCGGTGACGGCGCTTAACGGCGTGGCCGATACCTCACGCGATCAGGTGATGACCACCAGCGCCGCGTCGGAAGAAGCCTCGGCCAATGTGCAGACCGTGGCGGCGGCGACCGAAGAGCTGTCGTCTTCGGTTGAGGAAATCTCCCGCCAGGTTGTGCAGACCAACGAGATCGTCGATCAGGCGACCCGTTCGGCCGTCGATTCCAGCGAGAAGGTGACCCAGCTTGCTGCCGCAGCGCAGCAGATCGGCGACGTGGTCTCCCTCATTCAGGACATTGCCGAGCAGACCAATCTGTTGGCGCTCAATGCCACCATCGAAGCGGCGCGCGCCGGTGAGATGGGCAAGGGCTTTGCGGTCGTGGCAAGCGAAGTGAAGTCGCTGGCCAACCAGACGGCCAAGGCAACTGAAGAGATCGCCAGCCAGATTTCTGGCATCCAGGGTTCGACCACGGATTCGGCGCAGGCCATCGAGGCGATCGCGCAGACCATGCGTGACGTGCAGACTTACACCAACGCGATTGCCGCTGCGGTGGAAGAGCAGGGGTCGGCCACATCGGAAATCTCGCGCAACATCAACGAAGCCGCGCAGGGCACCGGTCAGGTGGCCGAAGCCATGGCCACCATGAGCCAGGCTGTGGACGAGACCTCACAGTCGGCCGGGCAGGTGCAGCAGGCCTCCAGCGAGGTCAGCGACCGTTCGCAACAGCTGCGTGCCAAGGTCGACCAGTTCCTGTCGGATGTAGCGGCGGCCTAA
- a CDS encoding DUF924 domain-containing protein, with protein sequence MMNDRALELLDAWWEIGEEGWYSQSDETDAMLKERFGDMVEAARAGKLDHWQDAPHTTLALLLLLDQLPRNIFRGTPEAFSSDAQAMTVADAARAKNFDKAYHGVARGFFYMPYMHCEDLEAQNTCCDIFRQIGNQNGYYYALVHMDAIRRFGRFPHRNKILGRVTTPEEEVYMKTGGFSA encoded by the coding sequence ATGATGAATGATCGCGCGCTGGAGCTTTTGGACGCCTGGTGGGAGATCGGCGAAGAGGGTTGGTACAGCCAGTCCGATGAGACCGATGCCATGCTGAAAGAGCGGTTCGGTGACATGGTCGAGGCGGCCCGCGCCGGCAAACTCGATCATTGGCAGGACGCACCGCATACGACGCTCGCCCTTTTGCTGCTACTCGATCAACTGCCGCGCAACATTTTCCGCGGCACGCCAGAAGCTTTTTCATCGGACGCGCAGGCGATGACAGTTGCCGATGCCGCACGCGCAAAAAACTTCGACAAGGCCTATCACGGCGTGGCGCGCGGCTTTTTCTACATGCCCTACATGCATTGCGAAGATTTGGAGGCGCAGAACACCTGCTGCGACATCTTCCGTCAGATCGGCAATCAGAACGGCTACTACTACGCGCTGGTGCATATGGATGCGATCCGCCGCTTTGGCCGTTTCCCGCACCGAAACAAAATCCTCGGGCGCGTCACCACGCCCGAGGAAGAAGTGTATATGAAAACCGGTGGATTTTCGGCTTAG
- a CDS encoding sulfurtransferase TusA family protein: MLVDCIGLKCPLPVLRARKALLGLAPGKVVQVESSDPMAILDLPHMAREEGHDVVGQQVNGERATFWIRRG; encoded by the coding sequence ATGCTGGTGGATTGCATCGGGCTGAAATGCCCGCTGCCAGTGCTGCGTGCGCGCAAGGCGCTGCTTGGTCTGGCGCCGGGCAAGGTGGTTCAGGTGGAGAGTTCCGATCCGATGGCCATTCTCGACCTGCCGCACATGGCGCGCGAAGAAGGCCATGACGTTGTTGGTCAGCAGGTCAACGGCGAGCGCGCGACGTTCTGGATCAGGCGGGGGTAA
- a CDS encoding GTP-binding protein, which yields MDPKLPDRMPVLVVSGFLGAGKTTFLNQLLNSDALADSMVIVNEFGDAGLDGLFLEAESEAQGSGLMIEELTSGCLCCTLQGPLVTTLEDLLRARDNGRIKPFKQLIIETTGLADPAPILGAFAKHPYLSLRYLVGGIITVVDAAQEPEQMDATPEATAQIAVADVLAISKTDLVDDKTRQTLDAALSARNPHAKRRATTELAADTAWLERLLAQASPITPSPILPATDNPHSHHHDHDHQHAYSVVLETDAPLESRVLTMFMDLLAMNLPGDLLRVKGIAWVQGEAKSEPWAVHAAGPLQHPARPITGPIVKKLQRGATQIVVITRTDQTQRIKELFAACLKQNRAPVTPA from the coding sequence ATGGACCCCAAACTTCCGGACCGCATGCCGGTGCTCGTCGTCTCGGGCTTTCTGGGCGCCGGCAAGACGACCTTTCTCAACCAGTTGCTGAATTCAGACGCGCTGGCTGACTCGATGGTCATCGTCAACGAGTTCGGCGATGCCGGCCTCGACGGCCTGTTTCTTGAGGCCGAGAGTGAGGCGCAAGGCTCTGGTCTGATGATCGAGGAGCTGACCTCAGGCTGCCTCTGCTGCACTTTGCAGGGCCCGCTGGTCACGACGCTGGAGGACCTGCTGCGCGCCCGCGACAATGGCCGCATCAAGCCCTTCAAACAGCTGATCATCGAGACCACCGGCCTCGCCGACCCGGCCCCGATCCTCGGTGCCTTTGCCAAACACCCCTATCTGTCGCTGCGCTATCTGGTGGGCGGCATCATCACCGTGGTGGACGCCGCGCAGGAGCCGGAGCAGATGGACGCGACGCCCGAAGCAACGGCACAGATTGCGGTGGCCGATGTATTGGCGATCTCCAAGACCGATTTGGTTGACGACAAGACCCGTCAGACGCTTGACGCCGCGCTTAGCGCCCGCAACCCGCATGCCAAGCGCCGCGCCACCACCGAGCTGGCAGCTGACACCGCATGGCTGGAACGCCTTTTGGCCCAAGCGAGCCCCATCACGCCAAGCCCCATCCTGCCGGCAACCGACAACCCGCACAGCCATCATCACGACCATGATCACCAGCACGCTTATTCGGTTGTCCTTGAAACCGACGCACCCTTGGAAAGCCGCGTACTGACCATGTTCATGGACCTGCTCGCCATGAACCTGCCAGGTGACCTACTGCGCGTGAAAGGCATTGCCTGGGTGCAAGGCGAGGCAAAATCAGAGCCCTGGGCTGTGCACGCTGCTGGGCCGCTCCAGCATCCCGCCCGCCCGATCACCGGACCGATTGTCAAAAAGCTTCAACGCGGCGCGACACAGATCGTGGTGATCACCCGGACTGACCAGACGCAGCGGATCAAGGAGCTTTTCGCTGCCTGCCTGAAGCAGAACCGCGCGCCCGTTACCCCCGCCTGA
- a CDS encoding D-alanyl-D-alanine carboxypeptidase translates to MPSIRFPLFAYRYAFLACMVLALGLLSSGFAQAQTSSGLGPYDGPNITIDVGSMRVLSSNRAFDAWYPASTTKLMTAYVVFEAVRQGRVTMQSPVTISANAAAQPPSKAGLAVGQVLTVENALRVLMVKSANDIAVALAESVAGSEPAFIDQMNSAARALGMSRSTFTNPHGLPDRGQVTTAYDLALLTLALMRDYPERNDFYSMGAVRLGEARWVNHNLLLQRYRGAFGFKTGYICDSGFNLVAGARRGGRTLITVTLGARSGLERAAASAHQLDEGFRRGGGLFGDVAGTPLAEFRPSGSFQTTATRMRPIVCQSPRVRPTFEEIAGQFGTSGPGFNPTSVASAFSGDASAVVLPNSGAASGENDGANEIDVLDTLLGPVIREPQPIRLALGGATGPAVAPAGRWLVPNPIARPPSGQLALVPAAAPAAATSTALPGQIAPATGGPAVQLTPPAATANPGAILGTVGQAVPIPVPSPLPRPN, encoded by the coding sequence GTGCCATCTATCCGCTTTCCGCTCTTCGCCTACCGCTATGCGTTTTTGGCCTGCATGGTGTTGGCCCTTGGGCTGCTGTCGTCCGGGTTCGCCCAGGCGCAGACCTCCTCCGGCCTTGGCCCTTATGACGGGCCGAACATCACCATCGATGTCGGATCGATGCGGGTGCTCTCCTCCAACCGGGCGTTCGATGCTTGGTATCCGGCATCCACGACCAAACTGATGACAGCCTATGTGGTGTTTGAGGCTGTCCGCCAGGGTCGGGTGACCATGCAATCGCCGGTGACCATTTCCGCCAACGCGGCCGCCCAGCCGCCCTCCAAGGCCGGCCTTGCCGTCGGGCAGGTGCTAACGGTGGAAAATGCGCTGCGTGTGCTGATGGTGAAAAGCGCCAACGATATCGCCGTTGCTCTGGCTGAAAGCGTCGCCGGGTCTGAGCCGGCCTTTATCGACCAGATGAACAGTGCCGCCCGCGCGCTTGGCATGAGCCGCTCGACCTTCACCAACCCGCATGGTCTGCCCGATCGCGGCCAGGTGACGACGGCCTATGATCTGGCGCTGCTGACGCTCGCTTTGATGCGCGATTATCCCGAGCGCAACGACTTTTACTCCATGGGCGCGGTCCGTCTGGGCGAGGCCCGCTGGGTCAATCACAATCTGCTCTTGCAGCGCTATCGCGGTGCCTTCGGCTTCAAGACTGGCTACATTTGCGACAGCGGGTTCAACCTGGTGGCCGGCGCCCGACGCGGCGGTCGTACATTGATCACCGTCACGCTTGGCGCCCGTTCGGGCCTGGAACGCGCAGCGGCCTCGGCCCATCAGCTCGATGAAGGATTCCGGCGCGGCGGCGGTCTGTTTGGCGATGTTGCCGGCACGCCGCTCGCTGAGTTCCGCCCCAGCGGATCGTTCCAAACCACCGCCACCCGCATGCGCCCGATTGTCTGCCAAAGCCCACGGGTTCGCCCAACCTTTGAAGAGATCGCAGGTCAGTTCGGCACCTCCGGTCCAGGCTTCAATCCGACATCTGTCGCCAGCGCTTTTTCCGGCGATGCCAGCGCTGTGGTTTTGCCCAATTCCGGCGCCGCCAGTGGCGAGAACGACGGGGCAAACGAGATCGACGTTCTCGATACGCTGCTTGGTCCGGTGATCCGCGAACCGCAGCCGATCCGCCTAGCCTTAGGCGGCGCGACCGGCCCTGCCGTCGCTCCAGCGGGGCGCTGGCTCGTACCCAATCCGATCGCCCGTCCCCCGTCGGGTCAACTTGCCCTGGTACCGGCCGCCGCACCAGCAGCGGCGACCTCAACGGCGCTTCCTGGTCAAATCGCACCGGCCACCGGTGGCCCGGCCGTGCAGCTGACGCCACCAGCGGCGACCGCCAACCCTGGTGCGATTTTGGGCACGGTGGGCCAAGCCGTGCCGATCCCTGTGCCCTCCCCGTTGCCGCGTCCAAACTAA
- a CDS encoding TAXI family TRAP transporter solute-binding subunit: MTNSTQSATKPTRRSVLGAGALAAALTLGVVGAPAGAQAQDAQDYLLATASTGGTYYPVGVALSTLIKVRLQPSMGINVSAINSAGSGENVALLRDNEAQFAIVQGLFGAYAATGTGPLADAGPQESLRSITMLWPNVEHFIIRSEHVDTGTVSDIEALAGESMSMGRQNSGTIGSNRTILAGLGIDMEETYELVFAGYGPSADALQNGQIAGMSTPAGAPVGAVSRAFASMGDDITLLEFTDEQMAAANGDFDALWTRYTIEAGTYPGVDEDVQTIAQPNFLMVRDDIDEETIYQITKTIYENLAFLGGIHPATQAMSLDAAIAGLPLPLHPGAIRYYEEAGVEIPDRLRPDM, translated from the coding sequence ATGACCAATTCCACACAATCCGCAACCAAACCGACCCGCCGTTCGGTGCTCGGTGCTGGCGCGCTTGCCGCCGCTCTGACGCTCGGCGTGGTGGGTGCTCCAGCCGGTGCACAGGCGCAGGACGCGCAGGATTATCTGCTTGCGACCGCGTCCACCGGCGGCACCTATTATCCAGTTGGCGTTGCGCTTTCCACGCTGATCAAGGTGCGTTTGCAGCCCTCCATGGGCATCAATGTCTCGGCGATCAACTCAGCAGGTTCGGGCGAAAACGTCGCGCTTCTGCGTGACAACGAAGCCCAGTTCGCCATCGTTCAAGGCCTGTTCGGCGCTTATGCCGCCACCGGCACAGGTCCGCTGGCCGATGCGGGTCCGCAGGAAAGCCTGCGCTCGATCACGATGCTGTGGCCGAATGTGGAGCATTTCATTATTCGCTCTGAACATGTCGACACCGGCACTGTGTCCGACATCGAAGCGCTTGCTGGTGAATCCATGTCCATGGGTCGCCAGAACTCCGGCACCATCGGCTCCAACCGCACGATCTTGGCCGGTCTCGGCATCGACATGGAAGAGACCTATGAACTGGTCTTTGCCGGTTATGGCCCGTCGGCGGATGCCCTGCAAAACGGTCAGATCGCCGGCATGTCAACGCCTGCCGGTGCGCCAGTTGGCGCGGTCTCTCGAGCTTTCGCCTCAATGGGCGACGACATCACGCTGCTTGAGTTCACCGATGAGCAGATGGCCGCAGCCAATGGCGATTTCGACGCGCTTTGGACGCGCTACACCATCGAAGCGGGCACCTATCCAGGTGTCGATGAGGACGTGCAGACGATCGCGCAGCCGAACTTCCTGATGGTGCGTGACGATATCGACGAGGAAACGATCTACCAGATCACCAAGACGATCTATGAGAATTTGGCGTTTCTCGGCGGTATCCACCCGGCAACGCAGGCAATGAGCCTTGACGCGGCGATTGCCGGTCTGCCGCTGCCGCTGCACCCTGGCGCGATCCGCTACTATGAAGAAGCCGGGGTCGAGATCCCCGATCGCCTTCGCCCGGATATGTAA